A stretch of Anaeromyxobacter dehalogenans 2CP-1 DNA encodes these proteins:
- a CDS encoding L-erythro-3,5-diaminohexanoate dehydrogenase has product MDPYGLRRVISPAGVLPQRADVLDPALPLGEDELSIEVEALNVDAASFRQLEGAVGGDPGRIGDEVLRIVRARGKMHNPVTGSGGMLIGRVRALGPRHPAAAALRPGDRIATLVSLTLTPLRIDGIRAVRTEIDRVECDGEAILFATGLWARLPDDLPETLALAALDVCGAPALVARHVRPGIRVLVLGAGKSGALVAVQARASMGDDGAVVLADRSEPALDALGALGVADARLRVDATDPLAVLAAAEGAGGRFDLVVNCASVPGTEMAAILAAKDGGTVIFFSMATSFTAAALGAEGVGKDVTMLVGNGYAPGHAELTLDLLRRHPRLRALFEQRYAR; this is encoded by the coding sequence ATGGATCCCTACGGCCTCCGCCGCGTCATCTCCCCCGCGGGCGTGCTCCCGCAGCGCGCCGACGTCCTCGACCCGGCGCTGCCGCTCGGCGAGGACGAGCTGTCGATCGAGGTCGAGGCGCTCAACGTGGACGCCGCCAGCTTCCGCCAGCTCGAGGGCGCGGTGGGCGGCGATCCCGGGCGCATCGGCGACGAGGTGCTCCGCATCGTCCGCGCGCGCGGCAAGATGCACAACCCGGTCACCGGCTCGGGCGGCATGCTCATCGGCCGCGTCCGCGCGCTCGGGCCGCGCCACCCCGCCGCGGCCGCGCTGCGCCCGGGCGACCGGATCGCGACGCTGGTCTCCCTCACGCTCACCCCGCTCCGCATCGACGGCATCCGCGCCGTGCGGACGGAGATCGACCGGGTCGAGTGCGACGGTGAGGCGATCCTGTTCGCGACCGGCCTGTGGGCGAGGCTGCCGGACGATCTCCCCGAGACGCTGGCGCTCGCCGCGCTCGACGTGTGCGGCGCGCCCGCGCTGGTGGCGCGGCACGTGCGCCCGGGCATTCGCGTCCTGGTGCTGGGCGCGGGGAAGTCCGGCGCGCTCGTCGCGGTCCAGGCCCGCGCCTCGATGGGCGACGACGGTGCGGTGGTGCTGGCGGATCGCTCCGAGCCGGCGCTCGACGCCCTCGGCGCGCTGGGCGTCGCCGACGCGCGGCTGCGCGTGGACGCCACCGACCCGCTGGCGGTGCTCGCCGCGGCCGAGGGCGCGGGCGGGCGCTTCGACCTCGTGGTGAACTGCGCCAGCGTCCCCGGGACCGAGATGGCGGCCATCCTCGCCGCGAAGGACGGCGGGACCGTGATCTTCTTCTCGATGGCGACCAGCTTCACCGCCGCGGCGCTGGGGGCGGAGGGCGTGGGCAAGGACGTCACCATGCTGGTCGGCAACGGCTACGCCCCGGGGCACGCCGAGCTCACCCTCGACCTGCTCCGTCGCCACCCGCGCCTGCGCGCGCTGTTCGAGCAGCGCTACGCGCGCTAG
- a CDS encoding helix-turn-helix domain-containing protein gives MSTSTVPALGSPLLTAEQVAAHLACSVELVYKLRRLGKLPAVKLGALYRWRPEVLRRYLDTAEE, from the coding sequence GTGAGCACCTCCACCGTGCCGGCGCTGGGGTCACCACTGCTCACGGCCGAGCAGGTCGCTGCGCACCTCGCGTGCTCGGTCGAGCTGGTCTACAAGCTCCGCCGCCTCGGCAAGCTGCCCGCGGTGAAGCTGGGCGCGCTGTACCGCTGGCGGCCGGAGGTCCTTCGCCGGTACCTGGACACGGCAGAGGAGTAG
- a CDS encoding helix-turn-helix domain-containing protein, with product MVSANPENASPLRAARQRARLSMEQLAVSAGISRATLYWAEKAPQLMSDRTAQAVARVLGISAEDLRP from the coding sequence ATGGTTAGCGCCAATCCTGAGAACGCGAGCCCTCTGCGAGCTGCGAGACAGCGCGCGCGGCTGAGCATGGAGCAACTCGCCGTCTCGGCGGGGATCAGTCGAGCGACGCTGTACTGGGCCGAGAAGGCCCCACAGCTCATGTCGGATCGGACCGCCCAGGCCGTCGCGAGGGTCCTGGGGATTTCCGCTGAGGATCTCCGGCCGTGA
- a CDS encoding IS1182-like element ISAde2 family transposase: MSEHDAPRVVRPVRNQLSLQPTDLEALVPDEHPVRAIWTLVERLDLSAFYDEIASRGSNAGRPATDPAVLLALWLFANSEGVGSARLLERLCERDAPYRWICGGVPVNHHTLADFRVEHGKKLDRLMTQVLAALMKEGVVQLRRVAQDGMKVRASAGAASFRRRQSLERCRKEAEEQVRKLRREIESDPSASTKRVQAAKERAAQARLDAVEAALAEVEVVEKQRVERDEKKPSDARRRGEIRVSTTDAESRVMKMADGGFRPAYNVQFATDESGVIVGTDVTNNGTDQPHVVPMLDEIRRRTGETPREYLVDGGFVTLDNIEAIAERGATPYAPLPKPKSKAVDPHAPKRNDTPAIGAWRVRMGTEDAKRVYVQRGVLAERTNADLRVHRRLDRLNVRGLVKVKTIVLLAAISFNIMRLIASRLSA; this comes from the coding sequence GTGAGCGAACACGACGCGCCGCGGGTGGTGAGGCCGGTCCGAAATCAACTCTCGCTGCAGCCGACGGACCTCGAAGCGCTGGTCCCGGACGAGCACCCGGTTCGCGCCATCTGGACGTTGGTCGAGCGGCTGGACCTGTCGGCGTTCTACGACGAGATCGCGTCGCGCGGCAGCAATGCTGGGCGGCCAGCGACGGACCCGGCGGTGCTGCTCGCGCTGTGGCTGTTCGCCAACTCGGAGGGCGTGGGGAGCGCGCGGTTGCTCGAGCGGCTGTGCGAGCGGGACGCGCCCTACCGCTGGATCTGCGGCGGGGTGCCGGTGAACCACCATACGCTCGCCGACTTTCGCGTGGAGCACGGGAAGAAGCTCGACCGGCTCATGACGCAGGTGCTGGCCGCGCTCATGAAGGAAGGCGTGGTGCAGCTCCGGCGCGTGGCGCAGGACGGGATGAAGGTCCGGGCGAGCGCCGGCGCGGCGAGCTTCCGGCGTCGTCAGTCACTGGAGCGCTGCCGCAAAGAAGCCGAGGAACAGGTCCGAAAGCTCAGGCGCGAGATCGAGAGCGATCCGTCAGCTTCGACGAAGCGTGTGCAGGCTGCGAAGGAGCGGGCCGCGCAAGCTCGGCTCGATGCCGTCGAGGCCGCACTTGCGGAGGTCGAAGTCGTCGAGAAGCAGCGCGTCGAGCGAGACGAGAAGAAGCCCTCGGACGCGAGGCGTCGCGGCGAGATCCGCGTCAGCACCACGGACGCGGAGAGCCGCGTGATGAAGATGGCGGACGGTGGGTTCCGGCCCGCCTACAACGTGCAGTTCGCGACGGACGAGAGCGGTGTCATCGTGGGCACCGACGTCACGAACAACGGTACCGACCAGCCGCACGTCGTGCCGATGCTCGACGAGATCCGGCGCCGAACGGGCGAGACGCCACGCGAGTACCTGGTCGACGGTGGCTTCGTGACGCTCGACAACATCGAGGCCATCGCAGAGCGGGGCGCGACTCCGTATGCGCCGCTGCCGAAGCCGAAGAGCAAAGCCGTCGATCCGCACGCTCCGAAGCGCAACGACACACCTGCGATCGGGGCCTGGCGCGTGCGGATGGGGACAGAGGACGCCAAGCGCGTCTACGTGCAGCGCGGCGTCCTCGCCGAGAGGACGAACGCAGATCTCCGTGTGCACCGGCGACTCGACCGGCTGAACGTCCGAGGGCTGGTAAAGGTGAAGACGATCGTGCTGCTCGCCGCGATCAGCTTCAACATCATGCGTCTCATCGCGAGCAGACTCTCGGCCTAA
- a CDS encoding HigA family addiction module antitoxin, translated as MASHRTPGQLLAELLEERSWTQNVLSVVLGINKATISQIVAGKRDLDVELALRLAEIFDVPVQQFMDLQKSYELSRALLTWSPDPALARRAELFGSLPIAEMIKRSWLSVGDLKDMPKVERAVAAFFDVAAIEDVLTRPQPHAAKKTAAGTPVTPTQRAWLQRVKQIAREMIAPRYSAAGLRAAIEKLSDLRLSPDEARHVPRIVAEAGVRFVLVESLSGAKIDGACLWLDEKAPVVGMSMRFDRFDNFWFVLRHELEHVLRDHGRDHPMLDTELEASNSVVGTDRPEEERQADAAAAAFCVPQKDLESFIARKSPFFADRDIVGFAAKRRIHPSLVAGQIRHRMKRWDLFTKHNAKVRFAVAPGAMVDGWGNVAPVEQARSV; from the coding sequence ATGGCATCCCACCGCACGCCAGGCCAGCTGCTCGCCGAGCTTCTTGAGGAGCGCTCCTGGACGCAGAACGTCCTGTCAGTAGTCCTCGGCATCAACAAGGCCACCATCAGCCAGATCGTGGCCGGGAAGCGGGACCTCGATGTCGAACTCGCGCTCCGGCTCGCCGAGATCTTCGATGTGCCGGTCCAGCAGTTCATGGATCTGCAGAAGTCGTATGAACTGTCGCGCGCACTCCTGACCTGGTCCCCCGATCCCGCATTGGCGCGCCGCGCGGAGTTGTTCGGCTCACTGCCGATCGCCGAGATGATCAAGCGGTCCTGGCTATCGGTCGGCGATCTAAAGGACATGCCCAAAGTCGAACGGGCAGTCGCTGCGTTCTTCGATGTCGCGGCGATCGAGGACGTGCTCACTCGTCCCCAGCCACACGCCGCGAAAAAGACCGCCGCGGGGACTCCGGTGACGCCGACGCAGCGTGCGTGGCTCCAGCGTGTGAAGCAGATCGCGCGCGAGATGATCGCCCCGAGATACTCGGCGGCCGGGCTTCGCGCCGCGATCGAGAAGCTCTCTGACCTTCGTCTCTCCCCGGACGAGGCTCGTCACGTGCCGCGCATTGTGGCTGAGGCCGGCGTGCGCTTCGTGCTTGTTGAATCGCTGTCCGGCGCGAAGATCGACGGGGCATGTCTATGGCTGGACGAGAAGGCTCCCGTCGTCGGCATGTCTATGCGCTTCGATCGTTTCGACAACTTCTGGTTCGTGCTTCGCCACGAGCTCGAGCATGTCCTCCGTGACCACGGCCGAGACCATCCAATGCTCGACACCGAGTTGGAGGCCAGCAACTCCGTGGTCGGGACCGACCGGCCCGAAGAGGAACGCCAGGCGGATGCCGCCGCCGCAGCGTTCTGTGTGCCGCAGAAGGATCTCGAGTCCTTCATCGCGCGGAAGAGCCCGTTCTTCGCGGACCGCGACATCGTCGGCTTCGCCGCGAAGCGCCGGATCCACCCGAGTCTCGTCGCTGGTCAGATCCGCCACCGAATGAAGCGGTGGGATTTGTTCACGAAGCACAACGCGAAGGTGCGGTTTGCAGTTGCACCGGGTGCGATGGTCGATGGCTGGGGGAACGTCGCCCCAGTAGAGCAGGCAAGGAGCGTGTAG
- a CDS encoding SDH family Clp fold serine proteinase, with product MPTWGGILNEIKAERAKKPAPTPGTEFDIVRRRYLKEVAKTTGRNVVLYATAWTQPGSDPQLTSVTMEDLQGLMEVFHGLAAAKGVDLILHSPGGSAEAAEAIVNYMRSKFSDVRVIVPHAAMSAATMLACSGDRLLMGKHSFLGPIDPQFILSGGDVYTRVAPAHAIMEQFKFAQDECAKNPAKIATWLPILRSLGPSLLMQCRYHTDLAESLVGSWLAKYMLSGHPDAVAKAEAIAKTLNNHDHFKSHSRFIPREELKTLGLVVDDLESDQQLQDLVLSVYHAATHTFSGTGVAVQKIIENNWGKAFIKSQQIVQFQAVKAGGAGSFALPMPPMLAS from the coding sequence ATGCCCACGTGGGGAGGAATCCTCAACGAGATCAAGGCAGAGCGCGCCAAGAAGCCTGCACCCACCCCGGGAACTGAGTTCGACATCGTTCGCCGTCGCTACCTCAAAGAGGTGGCAAAGACGACGGGGCGGAATGTGGTCCTGTACGCAACCGCATGGACGCAGCCAGGCTCCGACCCTCAGTTGACCTCCGTCACGATGGAGGATCTTCAAGGGCTAATGGAGGTGTTCCACGGGCTGGCGGCGGCGAAGGGCGTCGACCTTATCCTTCATTCGCCGGGCGGCTCGGCTGAGGCAGCCGAGGCGATCGTCAACTACATGCGGTCGAAGTTCTCCGACGTCCGGGTGATCGTCCCGCATGCGGCGATGTCAGCTGCCACCATGCTGGCTTGCTCCGGCGATCGTCTCCTGATGGGCAAGCATTCGTTCCTGGGGCCCATCGACCCGCAGTTCATCCTGTCCGGCGGGGACGTTTACACGCGCGTGGCACCAGCCCACGCAATCATGGAGCAGTTCAAGTTCGCGCAAGATGAATGCGCGAAGAACCCCGCGAAGATCGCGACCTGGCTGCCCATCCTGCGTTCGCTCGGGCCGTCGCTGCTCATGCAGTGCCGGTACCACACGGATCTCGCAGAGTCGCTCGTCGGCTCGTGGTTGGCCAAGTACATGCTCAGCGGTCATCCGGACGCTGTGGCCAAGGCTGAGGCGATCGCGAAGACGCTCAACAACCACGACCACTTCAAGTCTCACTCGCGCTTCATCCCACGTGAGGAGCTGAAGACCCTCGGTCTAGTAGTCGATGACCTCGAGTCGGACCAGCAGCTGCAGGACCTAGTGCTCTCCGTGTATCACGCCGCGACGCACACCTTCAGTGGCACAGGGGTGGCGGTCCAGAAGATCATCGAGAACAACTGGGGCAAGGCGTTCATCAAGAGCCAGCAGATCGTGCAGTTCCAAGCGGTGAAGGCCGGTGGCGCCGGATCATTCGCGCTTCCGATGCCGCCGATGCTGGCCTCCTAG
- a CDS encoding helix-turn-helix domain-containing protein, with protein MAEPTATLQVLLAAIERLERKVDALTARLAEPPPAEAVGKREAARLLGVDRSTTLEQLLRNGRLRATRYGGRVRIARSEIQRFLEEPEAPRRHRAAAAPRRATTRRQVMDEAARLRALKIGDL; from the coding sequence GTGGCCGAGCCGACCGCGACCCTCCAGGTCCTCCTCGCCGCGATCGAGCGGCTCGAGCGCAAGGTCGACGCGCTCACTGCGCGCCTCGCGGAGCCCCCGCCGGCGGAGGCCGTGGGCAAGCGGGAGGCGGCGCGGCTCCTGGGGGTCGACCGCTCGACGACGCTCGAGCAGCTGCTCCGCAACGGGCGGCTGCGGGCCACCAGGTACGGGGGCCGGGTTCGGATCGCCCGGTCCGAGATCCAGCGGTTCCTCGAGGAGCCGGAGGCGCCGCGCCGGCACCGCGCGGCCGCCGCGCCGCGCCGGGCAACGACGCGCCGCCAGGTCATGGACGAAGCGGCGCGACTGCGTGCGTTGAAGATCGGCGACCTGTAG
- a CDS encoding lmo0937 family membrane protein: MLWTVAVVLLVLWAVGLLSSYTLGGFIHALLVVAVVAVLVGIIQRRRVV; the protein is encoded by the coding sequence ATGCTCTGGACCGTCGCCGTCGTCCTCCTCGTTCTCTGGGCCGTCGGGCTCCTGAGTTCGTACACCCTCGGTGGATTCATCCACGCCTTGCTGGTGGTGGCAGTCGTCGCGGTGCTTGTGGGCATCATCCAGCGCCGGCGAGTCGTCTAG
- a CDS encoding lipid-binding SYLF domain-containing protein produces MKWMNAVAMSLLSSLLVAVAGCATSPSTPAKREDLKASAVDALATMKADDPSLAGFLDKAHGYAIFPHVGKGGAIVGGSYGRGIVYEKGAPIGYADISQATVGLQLGGQKFMELLTFESAKDLERFTAGKLAVSANVSAVMLKSGAAESARYTDGVAVFVKPIGGAMVEASIGGQQFTFQRE; encoded by the coding sequence ATGAAATGGATGAACGCCGTCGCGATGTCGCTTCTGTCGTCGTTGCTCGTGGCCGTCGCGGGTTGTGCCACCTCGCCGAGCACCCCGGCCAAGCGCGAGGATCTGAAGGCCAGCGCCGTCGATGCGCTGGCGACGATGAAGGCAGACGACCCGAGCCTCGCGGGGTTCCTCGACAAGGCGCACGGCTACGCCATCTTCCCTCACGTGGGGAAGGGCGGGGCCATCGTCGGTGGCTCCTATGGCCGCGGCATCGTCTACGAGAAAGGCGCGCCCATCGGCTACGCCGACATCTCGCAGGCGACGGTCGGGCTCCAGCTCGGCGGCCAGAAGTTCATGGAGCTGCTCACCTTCGAGAGCGCCAAGGACCTCGAGCGCTTCACGGCCGGCAAGCTGGCCGTCTCGGCGAACGTCTCGGCCGTCATGCTCAAGTCCGGCGCCGCGGAGTCGGCCAGGTACACCGACGGCGTCGCGGTCTTCGTCAAGCCGATCGGCGGAGCGATGGTCGAGGCCTCCATCGGCGGACAGCAGTTCACCTTCCAGCGCGAGTGA
- a CDS encoding FAD-dependent oxidoreductase, whose product MRVAIIGSGPAGFYAAEALLKRTDVAVDVDMFDRLPTPFGLVRGGVAPDHQKIKAVTRVFASTAARPTFRFLGNVRLGQDVTVDELRRHYHQIVYATGNESDRRLGIPGEGIERCTPATVFVGWYNGHPDYRHARFDLSVRRAAVVGNGNVAVDVARILLRTRAELERTDIAAHALEALRESQVREVYLLGRRGPAQAAFSPAELRELGTLEAADPVVDPADLAGLSDPAPGGNLEILRAFAARRPRPDARKLHLRFLVSPTEVLPDAAGAVAGLRLERNRLETRADGSVAARGTGETEVLEVGLVLPAVGYAAERIAGVPFDEKARVVANEDGRVVDPVRRTVFPGEYVVGWARSGPQGLIGEHRRASANVVAHMFADGAGLEARALPPRHAIDELLRARGVRPVSFVDWARLDEVEVARGARRGAPRDKLVDVAAMLAILGERE is encoded by the coding sequence ATGCGCGTCGCGATCATCGGCTCCGGTCCTGCCGGCTTCTACGCGGCCGAGGCGCTGCTGAAGCGGACCGACGTGGCGGTGGACGTGGACATGTTCGATCGCCTCCCCACGCCGTTCGGGCTGGTGCGAGGCGGGGTCGCGCCCGATCACCAGAAGATCAAGGCGGTCACCCGCGTCTTCGCGAGCACGGCGGCACGGCCCACCTTCCGGTTCCTCGGCAACGTGCGGCTCGGGCAGGACGTCACGGTGGACGAGCTTCGCCGGCACTACCACCAGATCGTCTACGCCACCGGCAACGAGTCCGACCGGCGGCTCGGCATCCCGGGCGAGGGGATCGAGCGCTGCACGCCGGCGACGGTGTTCGTCGGCTGGTACAACGGCCACCCGGACTATCGCCACGCGCGGTTCGACCTGTCGGTCCGGCGGGCCGCGGTGGTGGGCAACGGCAACGTCGCGGTCGACGTCGCCCGCATCCTGCTGCGCACGCGGGCCGAGCTCGAGCGGACCGACATCGCGGCGCACGCGCTCGAGGCCCTGCGCGAGAGCCAGGTCCGCGAGGTGTACCTGCTCGGGCGGAGGGGCCCTGCGCAGGCGGCGTTCTCGCCGGCCGAGCTCCGGGAGCTCGGCACCCTCGAGGCGGCGGACCCGGTCGTCGACCCCGCCGACCTCGCGGGCCTGAGCGACCCCGCGCCGGGCGGGAACCTGGAGATCCTCCGCGCCTTCGCCGCGCGGCGGCCGCGCCCGGACGCGAGGAAGCTCCACCTCCGCTTCCTCGTGTCGCCGACGGAGGTGCTCCCGGATGCGGCCGGCGCGGTCGCGGGGCTGAGGCTCGAGAGGAACCGCCTGGAGACGAGGGCCGACGGCAGCGTCGCCGCGCGCGGCACCGGCGAGACCGAGGTGCTGGAGGTCGGGCTGGTGCTGCCGGCGGTCGGCTACGCCGCGGAGCGCATCGCGGGCGTCCCCTTCGACGAGAAGGCGCGGGTCGTCGCCAACGAGGACGGGCGGGTGGTCGACCCGGTCCGCCGCACGGTGTTCCCCGGCGAGTACGTGGTCGGCTGGGCGCGCAGCGGACCGCAGGGGCTCATCGGCGAGCACCGGCGCGCCTCGGCAAACGTGGTGGCGCACATGTTCGCGGACGGCGCCGGGCTCGAGGCCCGCGCGCTGCCCCCGCGCCACGCCATCGACGAGCTGCTGCGCGCGCGCGGCGTCCGGCCGGTGTCGTTCGTGGACTGGGCGCGGCTCGACGAGGTGGAGGTCGCGCGCGGAGCACGCCGCGGCGCCCCGCGCGACAAGCTCGTCGACGTGGCGGCGATGCTCGCGATCCTGGGCGAGCGGGAGTGA
- a CDS encoding CBS domain-containing protein, with the protein MRVEQAMSRATGCRENDSVRDCAELMRDEEIGFVPVCNDAGEPVGAITDRDLAIRVLAEGRTADEQVSSCMTREVVACRLGDDLRDAEQLMRQRQLSRVMVCDDDGRLRGVISLADIAEVESERSIGDTVQAVKSDQASIH; encoded by the coding sequence ATGCGGGTCGAACAGGCGATGAGCCGTGCGACGGGCTGCCGGGAGAACGACTCGGTGCGCGACTGCGCGGAGCTCATGAGGGACGAGGAGATCGGGTTCGTGCCGGTGTGCAACGACGCCGGCGAGCCGGTGGGGGCGATCACGGATCGCGACCTCGCTATCCGGGTGCTGGCGGAGGGGCGCACGGCGGACGAGCAGGTGTCGAGCTGCATGACGCGGGAGGTGGTGGCCTGCCGGCTGGGCGACGACCTCAGGGACGCGGAGCAGCTCATGCGGCAGCGCCAGCTGTCTCGGGTGATGGTCTGCGACGACGACGGCCGGCTCCGCGGCGTGATCAGCCTGGCCGACATCGCCGAGGTCGAGAGCGAGCGGTCCATCGGCGACACCGTCCAGGCGGTGAAGAGCGATCAGGCGTCGATCCACTGA
- a CDS encoding multicopper oxidase family protein encodes MTRATQVLSLLAIASAAVSAAAQPAPLPSASLTPQTALPPKAIPPFVDRLPVLSASAEPLWSAYPRIETVVDDGETPLAVHMCEFQTNVLPTGTFAPGQRPATWTWGYRLGGCPAAGALPQDTFLGPVVVATRGAPTTVRYVNALPASPDPISTNPLGTHVIAYSDSVDQTLHWADANMQMCMSSMPPALRDVCTYPYRDANGAMGIPAAPHLHGGEIPAELDGSPDSWFTSTGMMNGPTWYASPLFSPAPNETVYRYPNSQEAGPLWFHDHTLGATRLNVYAGLAGGYVLVDPDQQLPAGLENPANIVPLILQDRMFDTNGELFFTAGTKGGILWALNPEHPYWNPEFVGDTLLVNGTVWPYLEVEPKRYRFLFVNGSNARTYELFLTNPKTKINGPAMWIIGTDGGYVDVARKIDPTALKPAPQRLVIMPGERYEVIIDFGGQPAGTTLVLKNVAKTPYPGGATPAGGLSQLMQLRIACPPAPAQCGAGGIAWNPAVDPTIRSGAGAVKPLVAFDTGTLGAGVTAQKTRLLTLNEVMGMPVNAVNPIDGVMTAYPGGPLEILVNNTKWSGASARNDPASGTAYRGDFTELPAGGLHYSELPAEGETELWEIANLTADSHPIHLHLVQFQLLNRQALDVPKYAAAYAAAFPQVNDPATGQPLMIGMNVCTAGAYCPGYGPPLHYDTGTPGKFGGNPDVTRFLKSVPVPAAAQERGWKDTVQVPPGTVTRFVVRWAPTSADVGTTAAFPFDPSGQGGAFNYVWHCHIIDHEDNEMMRPDTILPIPGASRTYVMGEDY; translated from the coding sequence GTGACCCGCGCTACCCAGGTGCTCTCGCTCCTCGCGATCGCGAGCGCCGCAGTGTCCGCCGCCGCGCAGCCCGCACCGCTGCCGTCCGCATCGCTCACGCCGCAGACGGCGCTCCCGCCGAAGGCCATCCCGCCGTTCGTGGATCGGCTGCCGGTGCTCTCCGCCAGCGCGGAGCCGCTCTGGTCGGCGTACCCGCGCATCGAGACCGTGGTGGACGACGGCGAGACGCCGCTCGCCGTCCACATGTGCGAGTTCCAGACGAACGTGCTCCCCACCGGCACCTTCGCCCCCGGGCAGCGGCCCGCCACCTGGACCTGGGGCTACCGGCTGGGCGGATGTCCCGCCGCCGGTGCGCTCCCGCAGGACACCTTCCTCGGCCCGGTGGTCGTCGCGACCCGCGGCGCGCCCACCACCGTGCGCTACGTGAACGCCCTCCCCGCCTCGCCGGATCCCATCTCGACGAACCCGCTCGGCACGCACGTGATCGCGTACTCCGACAGCGTGGACCAGACGCTCCACTGGGCCGACGCGAACATGCAGATGTGCATGTCGAGCATGCCGCCCGCGCTCCGCGACGTGTGCACGTACCCGTACCGCGACGCGAACGGCGCCATGGGCATCCCCGCGGCGCCGCACCTCCACGGCGGCGAGATCCCCGCCGAGCTCGACGGCAGCCCGGACTCCTGGTTCACCAGCACCGGCATGATGAACGGGCCGACCTGGTACGCGAGCCCGCTGTTCTCGCCGGCGCCGAACGAGACCGTCTATCGCTACCCCAACAGCCAGGAGGCGGGGCCGCTCTGGTTCCACGACCACACGCTCGGCGCGACCCGCCTGAACGTCTACGCCGGCCTGGCCGGCGGGTACGTGCTCGTCGATCCCGATCAGCAGCTCCCGGCCGGCCTGGAGAACCCGGCGAACATCGTCCCGCTCATCCTGCAGGACCGAATGTTCGACACGAACGGCGAGCTGTTCTTCACCGCGGGCACCAAGGGCGGCATCCTCTGGGCGCTCAACCCCGAGCACCCGTACTGGAACCCGGAGTTCGTGGGCGACACGCTGCTCGTGAACGGGACGGTGTGGCCGTACCTGGAGGTCGAGCCCAAGCGCTACCGGTTCCTGTTCGTGAACGGCTCGAACGCCCGCACCTACGAGCTGTTCCTCACCAACCCGAAGACCAAGATCAACGGGCCGGCGATGTGGATCATCGGCACCGACGGCGGCTACGTGGACGTGGCCCGGAAGATCGATCCGACCGCGCTGAAGCCGGCGCCGCAGCGGCTCGTGATCATGCCGGGAGAGCGCTACGAGGTCATCATCGACTTCGGCGGCCAGCCGGCGGGCACGACGCTCGTGCTCAAGAACGTCGCGAAGACGCCGTACCCCGGCGGCGCGACGCCGGCGGGCGGCCTCTCGCAGCTGATGCAGCTCCGGATCGCCTGCCCTCCGGCGCCGGCGCAGTGCGGCGCCGGAGGGATCGCCTGGAACCCGGCCGTGGATCCGACCATCCGCAGCGGCGCGGGCGCGGTGAAGCCGCTCGTCGCGTTCGACACCGGGACGCTCGGCGCGGGCGTGACCGCACAGAAGACGCGCCTGCTCACGCTGAACGAGGTGATGGGGATGCCGGTGAACGCGGTGAACCCGATCGACGGGGTCATGACCGCGTATCCGGGCGGACCGCTCGAGATCCTGGTCAACAACACGAAGTGGAGCGGCGCCTCGGCGCGCAACGACCCGGCCTCCGGCACCGCCTACCGCGGCGACTTCACCGAGCTGCCCGCGGGCGGGCTCCACTACTCCGAGCTGCCGGCGGAGGGCGAGACGGAGCTGTGGGAGATCGCGAACCTGACGGCCGACTCGCACCCCATCCACCTGCACCTGGTGCAGTTCCAGCTCCTCAACCGCCAGGCGCTCGACGTGCCGAAGTACGCGGCGGCGTACGCGGCCGCGTTCCCGCAGGTGAACGACCCCGCCACCGGCCAGCCGCTCATGATCGGCATGAACGTCTGCACCGCCGGCGCCTACTGCCCCGGCTACGGGCCGCCGCTGCATTACGACACCGGCACGCCCGGCAAGTTCGGCGGCAATCCCGACGTCACCCGGTTCCTGAAGAGCGTGCCGGTGCCGGCCGCGGCGCAGGAGCGCGGCTGGAAGGACACGGTGCAGGTGCCGCCGGGCACGGTGACGCGGTTCGTGGTCCGCTGGGCGCCGACCAGCGCCGACGTCGGCACCACCGCCGCGTTCCCGTTCGACCCGAGCGGCCAGGGCGGCGCGTTCAACTACGTGTGGCACTGCCACATCATCGACCACGAGGACAACGAGATGATGCGGCCGGACACCATCCTGCCCATCCCCGGCGCCAGCCGGACCTACGTGATGGGCGAGGACTACTGA